CGATGATGATTTCAGGACGAACATCTTCGGGCATCGCCGCTGCGGTCTCTTCCATGCAGGTAAAATCCATGTCATTCTGGATGACGGCCTGGTCAATGATATGTTCGGGCAAGGTCTGTTCCAGCGCCTTTTTAAATGTTTTGCTTTTACCGCCGGATGCGCACAGCACGGGGATGATGCCCACTTCTGCAAGGAACCCTGCCATGGAGACCACAAAGTCCTCTTCGCCGTAAATCAGGGCCCGTTTTTTGGCGACATATTTATTGCCGTCCACATAGGTGTCTACCAGGCGCCATTTCTCTTTTCTGTACCGTTCGGGTACGGGTCTGCCGGAAATCTGGGACAAAATATCCAAAAAGCGGTCCGTGGCCTTAACGCCCATGGGAATGGGCAGGCGGGTGCAGGGGACACCAAAGCGTTTGCTTAAAATCTCTCCGGCCGTCTCCTGGCCCGCTTCCGCGGTCAGGGCCAGCACGGAACCAAACTCCATGCTGTGAACAGCCACATTCATTTTTTCAATGGCCGAAATGGTGGTGCCGCCCTTCTGGATGGCCTGGTATTCCTGCCATGAAGGGCCTTCCAGACGCTCAGAATAATCGGGCAAAATAGTCACGGGGGTATTAAAATCTGCAAAAATATCTTTTAAATGCCGCAGGTCTTCATTGGAAAGCATACCGGGGAACAGGTTGATTTTTTTCTTTTTCTTGGGCCGGTAAACAATGCGTTTGCCCGCCGGGTTAAACCGGTCCACCACCGCGGCCACTGCGCCATGGAATCCGTCTACATGGGTGCCGCTGTAAGAGGGTGTGGAGACATGAACCAGGGCCGAGCCGTTGATGGCATTGCCCATGCTGTTCAATATCAACTGGACATCATCGCCAATGGTTTCGGACAGACAGGTGGTGGCGATACCGATCATGGTCGGGGCATACTGCCGGGCCACGTTTTCAATGGCCAGTTTCAGGTTGGCCCCGCCGCCGAATACAGCCGTTTCCTCGGTAAAGTTGGATGAGGCAATATCCACGGGTTCTTTGAAATGGGAGATCAGGTAACGCCGCATATAGGTGGAACATCCCTGGGAGCCGTGCAGCAGAGGCACGCAGCCTTCAATCCCCTGGAACACCAGGGTGGCCCCTAAGGGGGTGCACATTTTACATGCATTCTGGGTGGGGGTGTATGAGGGGGTCTCTTTATAAGATCTGCTCGAGGTCATATTGCACCTTCCTTTCCGGTTGGGGTCTGCCGCCTGGGGACCAAGTCCCATACCGGGCTTGTAACGGTTCCGTGCACTTCTTCTGCAAAATTGACCATGCCTTCAAAGCCGACCAGGGGGATTTTGCGTTCATGGTTATGGTCGCAGAACCCGATGCCCATCTTATAGGCAATGGGCCGTTCCTTAACGCCGCCGATGAACAGATCCGCGTCTTTTTCTACGGCATACTTGGCCAGTTCCAGGGGGTTAGAGTCGTCTAAAATCACGGTGCCCTCGTTGCACATCTGACGGAGCACCTCATAATCTTCCTTGGTGCCGGTCTGGGAACCGGCCAAAATCACTTCCATGCCCAGGGTTTTCAATGCCTTGATCAAGGAGAACGCCTTGAACGCG
This window of the uncultured Desulfobacter sp. genome carries:
- a CDS encoding nitrogenase component 1 gives rise to the protein MTSSRSYKETPSYTPTQNACKMCTPLGATLVFQGIEGCVPLLHGSQGCSTYMRRYLISHFKEPVDIASSNFTEETAVFGGGANLKLAIENVARQYAPTMIGIATTCLSETIGDDVQLILNSMGNAINGSALVHVSTPSYSGTHVDGFHGAVAAVVDRFNPAGKRIVYRPKKKKKINLFPGMLSNEDLRHLKDIFADFNTPVTILPDYSERLEGPSWQEYQAIQKGGTTISAIEKMNVAVHSMEFGSVLALTAEAGQETAGEILSKRFGVPCTRLPIPMGVKATDRFLDILSQISGRPVPERYRKEKWRLVDTYVDGNKYVAKKRALIYGEEDFVVSMAGFLAEVGIIPVLCASGGKSKTFKKALEQTLPEHIIDQAVIQNDMDFTCMEETAAAMPEDVRPEIIIGNSKGYAMARRLKIPMVRVGFPIHDRIGGSRILHVGYKGAQQLYDNIVNAILTEKQTKSRIGYSYM